A genome region from Streptomyces xanthophaeus includes the following:
- a CDS encoding Rv3235 family protein — MDTTMRGTMTGNDGSRRRPAGRTRTRPAGRRDPRRPAGPPRTLRLGPHHWFAEHLLAVVSGLRPVHSLLGHTIGPAYQQLITLAPADPLRNRLRPVVRQCGRFTPGPGVIEAFARIATGDRLTAMAFRLEQGPDLRWRCAAVEIQGPRP, encoded by the coding sequence ATGGACACCACGATGCGCGGCACGATGACCGGCAACGACGGCAGCCGCCGGCGGCCCGCGGGCCGCACCCGCACCCGTCCGGCCGGGCGCCGCGACCCGCGGCGCCCGGCCGGCCCCCCGCGCACCCTGCGGCTCGGCCCGCACCACTGGTTCGCCGAACACCTCCTCGCGGTGGTCAGCGGCCTGCGCCCGGTCCACTCGCTCCTCGGCCACACCATCGGACCCGCCTACCAGCAGCTGATCACCCTGGCCCCCGCGGACCCCCTCCGCAACCGCCTCCGCCCGGTCGTCCGCCAGTGCGGCCGCTTCACCCCGGGCCCGGGAGTCATCGAGGCCTTCGCCCGCATCGCCACGGGCGACCGCCTCACCGCGATGGCCTTCCGCCTCGAACAGGGCCCGGACCTCCGCTGGCGCTGCGCAGCGGTGGAAATCCAGGGCCCCCGCCCGTGA
- a CDS encoding ABC transporter ATP-binding protein, translating into MADTAPKTDTRVPTVIADGVHVIYKVHGTGARKGGATAALSRVFSRKPSPGIKEVHAVKGVTFTAYKGEAIGLIGSNGSGKSTLLAAIAGLQPVARGRIYSHGQPSLLGVNAALMNDLTGERNVVLGGLAMGMSKQQIRERYQGIVDFSGINEKGDFISLPMRTYSSGMGARLRFSIAAAKDHDVLMIDEALATGDAAFQRRSQARIEELREHAGTVFLVSHGINTVRETCDRAIWLEAGVLRMDGPSSEVCDAYEAFTSGR; encoded by the coding sequence GTGGCTGACACCGCCCCGAAGACCGACACACGGGTACCGACCGTCATCGCCGACGGGGTCCACGTCATCTACAAGGTCCACGGCACCGGCGCCCGCAAGGGCGGAGCCACCGCGGCACTCAGCCGGGTCTTCTCCCGCAAACCGTCCCCCGGCATCAAGGAGGTGCACGCCGTCAAGGGCGTCACCTTCACCGCGTACAAGGGCGAGGCCATCGGCCTCATCGGCTCCAACGGCTCGGGCAAATCCACCTTGCTGGCCGCCATCGCCGGCCTCCAGCCGGTGGCCCGCGGCCGGATCTACTCGCACGGCCAGCCGTCCCTGCTCGGCGTGAACGCCGCCCTGATGAACGACCTGACCGGCGAGCGCAACGTCGTCCTCGGCGGCCTCGCGATGGGCATGTCCAAGCAGCAGATCCGCGAGCGCTACCAGGGGATCGTCGACTTCTCCGGCATCAACGAGAAGGGCGACTTCATCTCCCTGCCCATGCGGACGTACTCCTCCGGCATGGGCGCCCGGCTGCGGTTCTCCATCGCCGCCGCCAAGGACCACGACGTCCTGATGATCGACGAGGCCCTGGCCACCGGCGACGCCGCCTTCCAGCGCCGCAGCCAGGCCCGCATCGAGGAACTCCGCGAGCACGCCGGCACCGTCTTCCTCGTCAGCCACGGCATCAACACGGTCCGCGAGACCTGCGACCGCGCGATCTGGCTGGAGGCCGGGGTGCTCCGCATGGACGGCCCGTCCTCCGAAGTCTGCGACGCCTACGAGGCCTTCACGTCGGGCCGCTGA
- a CDS encoding HAD family hydrolase — MTDTTAATDATATTRTNHIVWDWNGTLLHDIDAVIAATNASFAELGFAPITLETYRDLYVVPVPKFYERLMGRLPTEEEWLVMDDTFHRHYWAAAEDAGLAEGARELLRDWQLDGLTQSLLSLAPHDKLVPLVRLHGIDQHFLRVDGRIGPSHTSKAGHLVRHLAALDGTGVTADRTVLIGDAVDDALAAAHVGARAVLYTGGSHSRSSLESAGVPVVDSLAEAVLTARELAG, encoded by the coding sequence GTGACCGACACGACCGCCGCGACCGACGCCACCGCCACCACCCGCACGAACCACATCGTCTGGGACTGGAACGGGACGCTCCTGCACGACATCGACGCCGTCATAGCCGCGACCAACGCCTCCTTCGCCGAGCTCGGCTTCGCGCCGATCACCCTGGAGACCTACCGCGACCTGTACGTCGTTCCGGTGCCGAAGTTCTACGAGCGCCTCATGGGCCGGCTGCCCACCGAGGAGGAGTGGCTGGTCATGGACGACACCTTCCACCGCCACTACTGGGCCGCCGCCGAGGACGCCGGGCTGGCCGAGGGTGCCCGGGAGCTGCTCCGGGACTGGCAACTGGACGGGCTCACCCAGTCCCTGCTGTCCCTCGCGCCCCACGACAAGCTCGTCCCCCTGGTCCGGCTCCACGGCATCGACCAGCACTTCCTGCGCGTCGACGGCCGGATCGGACCCTCGCACACCTCCAAGGCGGGCCACCTCGTACGCCACCTGGCCGCCCTGGACGGGACGGGTGTGACGGCGGACCGTACGGTCCTCATCGGAGACGCCGTGGACGACGCCCTCGCCGCCGCCCACGTAGGTGCCCGGGCCGTTCTCTACACGGGCGGCTCGCACAGCCGCAGCAGTCTGGAATCGGCCGGAGTGCCGGTCGTGGACAGCCTGGCCGAGGCCGTTCTGACAGCTCGCGAGCTGGCCGGATAA
- a CDS encoding NAD-glutamate dehydrogenase: protein MQTKLDEAKAELLARAARVAEHSPAGGLLPTGSERGERPDQDTVLSYLQRYYLHTAPEDLADRDPVDVFGAALSHYRLAENRPQGTANVRVHTPTVEENGWTSSHSVVEVVTDDMPFLVDSVTNELSRQGRGIHVVIHPQVVVRRDVTGKLIEILGPDCDAHGPRTARPHDSLVESWIHVEIDRETDRADLKQINADLLRVLSDVRESVEDWEKMRDAALRIAEGLPEEHTAPDLREYELEEARELLRWLADDHFTFLGYREYNLVDGDSLAAVPGTGLGILRSDPHHSGKDDGHPVSPSFNRLPADARAKAREHRLLVLTKANSRSTVHRPSYLDYVGVKKFDADGNVVGERRFLGLFSSAAYTESVRRVPVIRRKVVEVLDGAGFAPSSHDGRDLLQILETYPRDELFQTPVDQLQAIVTSVLYLQERRRLRLYLRQDEYGRYYSALVYLPRDRFTTGVRLRLMDILREELGGISVDFTAWNTESILSRIHFVVRVPQGTELPALTDSDVERIEGRLVEAARSWADGFQEALIAECGEERAAELLRRYGTSFAEGYKADHSPRAAVADLVHLERLAASDRQFALSLYEPVGAGPGERRFKIFRTGDQVSLSAVLPVLQRLGVEVTDERPYELRRSDRVSAWIYDFGLRMPVTGNGDNYLGDDARERFQDAFAAVWQGDAENDNFNALVLSAGLTWRQAVVLRAYAKYLRQAGSTFSQDYMEDTLRNNVHTTRLLVSLFEARMAPVRQTAGSELVDAMLEELDGALDQVASLDEDRILRAFLTLIKATLRTNFFQLNGVGEQHSYVSMKFDPQAIPDLPAPRPAFEIWVYSPRVEGVHLRFGKVARGGLRWSDRREDFRTEILGLVKAQMVKNTVIVPVGAKGGFVAKNLPDPSVDRDAWLAEGIASYKIFISALLDITDNMVAGEVLPPKGVVRHDEDDTYLVVAADKGTATFSDIANGVAESYGFWLGDAFASGGSAGYDHKGMGITARGAWESVKRHFRELGHDTQTEDFTVVGVGDMSGDVFGNGMLLSEHIRLVAAFDHRHIFIDPHPDAATSYAERRRLFELPRSSWADYDTSLISAGGGIHPRSAKAVPITAQVREALGIEAGITKMTPADLMKAILQSPVDLLWNGGIGTYVKATAETHADVGDKANDAIRVNGSDVRAKVIGEGGNLGLTQLGRIEFARTGAGGEGGKVNTDAIDNSAGVDTSDHEVNIKILLNAVVTDGDMTVKQRNKLLAQMTDEVGRLVLRNNYAQNVALANGAAQAPSLLHAQQRYMRRLERDGLLDRALEFLPTDRQIRELLGGGKGLTQPELAVLFAYTKITVADELIATELPDDPYLRRLLFAYFPAALAERLTEQIDTHALRREIITTILVNDTVNTGGSTFLHRLREESGASTEEIVRAQLAAREIFGLADVWDAVEALDNKVAADVQTRVRLHSRRLVERGTRWLLNNRPQPLQITETIAFFEERVGQVWAELPKLVRGADLEWYQSILDELTGEGVPEELAAKVAGFSSAFPALDIVAIADRTGADPLQVAEVYYDLADRLAITQLMDRIIELPRSDRWQSMARASIREDLFAAHAALTADVLSVGNGTSTPEERFKAWEEKNAAIIGRARTTLDEIQGSDDFDLANLSVAMRTMRSLLRVHS, encoded by the coding sequence ATGCAGACCAAGCTGGACGAAGCAAAGGCCGAGCTGCTCGCACGGGCGGCCCGGGTAGCTGAGCACAGCCCGGCCGGGGGGCTACTTCCGACTGGGTCCGAGCGGGGAGAGCGTCCAGACCAGGACACCGTTCTCTCCTACCTCCAGCGCTACTACCTGCACACGGCGCCGGAGGACCTCGCGGACCGGGACCCGGTCGATGTGTTCGGAGCCGCGCTCTCGCACTACCGGCTCGCCGAGAACCGGCCGCAGGGCACCGCGAACGTGCGCGTGCACACGCCCACGGTGGAGGAGAACGGCTGGACCTCCAGCCACTCCGTCGTCGAGGTCGTCACCGACGACATGCCCTTCCTCGTGGACTCCGTGACGAACGAGCTGTCCCGCCAGGGCCGCGGCATCCACGTCGTGATCCACCCGCAGGTCGTCGTCCGCCGTGACGTCACCGGCAAGCTGATCGAGATCCTCGGTCCCGACTGCGACGCCCACGGTCCCCGCACGGCGCGCCCCCACGACTCCCTCGTCGAGTCCTGGATCCACGTCGAGATCGACCGCGAGACCGACCGCGCCGACCTCAAGCAGATCAACGCCGACCTGCTGCGCGTCCTGTCCGACGTACGGGAGTCCGTCGAGGACTGGGAGAAGATGCGCGACGCCGCGCTGCGCATCGCCGAGGGCCTGCCCGAGGAGCACACCGCCCCCGACCTGCGCGAGTACGAGCTCGAAGAGGCCCGTGAGCTGCTGCGCTGGCTCGCCGACGACCACTTCACCTTCCTCGGCTACCGCGAGTACAACCTCGTCGACGGCGACTCCCTGGCCGCCGTGCCCGGCACCGGCCTCGGCATCCTGCGCTCCGACCCGCACCACAGCGGCAAGGACGACGGCCACCCGGTCTCGCCGTCCTTCAACCGGCTGCCGGCCGACGCCCGCGCCAAGGCCCGCGAGCACCGCCTGCTGGTGCTGACCAAGGCCAACAGCCGCTCCACCGTGCACCGCCCCTCGTACCTCGACTACGTGGGCGTCAAGAAGTTCGACGCCGACGGCAACGTCGTCGGCGAGCGCCGCTTCCTCGGCCTGTTCTCCTCCGCCGCGTACACCGAGTCCGTGCGCCGCGTACCGGTGATCCGCCGCAAGGTCGTCGAGGTCCTCGACGGCGCCGGCTTCGCGCCGAGCAGCCACGACGGCCGCGACCTGCTGCAGATCCTGGAGACGTACCCGCGCGACGAGCTGTTCCAGACCCCGGTCGACCAGCTCCAGGCCATCGTCACCTCCGTCCTGTACCTCCAGGAACGCCGCCGGCTGCGGCTGTACCTGCGCCAGGACGAGTACGGCCGCTACTACTCGGCGCTCGTCTACCTGCCCCGCGACCGGTTCACCACCGGGGTGCGGCTGCGCCTGATGGACATCCTCCGCGAGGAGCTCGGCGGCATCAGCGTCGACTTCACCGCGTGGAACACCGAGTCGATCCTCTCCCGCATCCACTTCGTCGTCCGCGTCCCGCAGGGCACCGAGCTGCCCGCGCTGACCGACTCCGACGTCGAGCGCATCGAGGGCCGTCTCGTCGAGGCCGCCCGCTCCTGGGCCGACGGCTTCCAGGAAGCGCTGATCGCCGAGTGCGGCGAGGAGCGCGCCGCCGAGCTGCTGCGCCGCTACGGCACCTCCTTCGCCGAGGGCTACAAGGCCGACCACTCGCCGCGCGCGGCCGTCGCCGACCTGGTCCACCTGGAGCGGCTCGCCGCCAGCGACCGCCAGTTCGCGCTCTCGCTCTACGAGCCCGTCGGCGCGGGCCCCGGCGAGCGCCGTTTCAAGATCTTCCGTACCGGCGACCAGGTCTCGCTCTCCGCGGTCCTGCCGGTGCTGCAGCGCCTGGGCGTCGAGGTCACCGACGAGCGCCCGTACGAGCTGCGCCGCTCCGACCGGGTCAGCGCCTGGATCTACGACTTCGGTCTGCGGATGCCCGTCACCGGCAACGGGGACAACTACCTCGGCGACGACGCCCGCGAGCGCTTCCAGGACGCCTTCGCCGCGGTCTGGCAGGGCGACGCGGAGAACGACAACTTCAACGCCCTGGTGCTGAGCGCCGGGCTCACCTGGCGGCAGGCCGTCGTCCTGCGCGCGTACGCCAAGTACCTGCGCCAGGCCGGCTCCACCTTCAGCCAGGACTACATGGAGGACACCCTCCGCAACAACGTCCACACCACCCGACTGCTGGTCTCGCTCTTCGAGGCCCGGATGGCGCCCGTGCGCCAGACCGCCGGCAGCGAGCTCGTGGACGCCATGCTGGAGGAGCTCGACGGAGCCCTGGACCAGGTCGCCTCGCTCGACGAGGACCGCATCCTGCGGGCCTTCCTCACCCTCATCAAGGCCACGCTGCGCACGAACTTCTTCCAGCTCAACGGCGTGGGCGAGCAGCACTCGTACGTGTCGATGAAGTTCGACCCGCAGGCCATCCCGGACCTGCCGGCCCCGCGTCCGGCCTTCGAGATCTGGGTCTACTCCCCGCGCGTCGAGGGCGTCCACCTGCGCTTCGGCAAGGTCGCCCGAGGCGGCCTGCGCTGGTCCGACCGCCGCGAGGACTTCCGTACGGAGATCCTCGGCCTGGTCAAGGCGCAGATGGTCAAGAACACCGTGATCGTGCCGGTCGGCGCCAAGGGCGGCTTCGTCGCGAAGAACCTCCCCGACCCGTCGGTGGACCGTGACGCCTGGCTCGCCGAGGGCATCGCCTCGTACAAGATCTTCATCTCGGCGCTGCTCGACATCACCGACAACATGGTCGCCGGTGAGGTCCTGCCCCCGAAGGGCGTGGTCCGCCACGACGAGGACGACACCTACCTCGTCGTCGCAGCCGACAAGGGCACCGCGACCTTCTCCGACATCGCCAACGGAGTGGCCGAGTCCTACGGCTTCTGGCTCGGTGACGCCTTCGCCTCGGGCGGCTCGGCCGGCTACGACCACAAGGGCATGGGCATCACCGCCCGCGGCGCCTGGGAGTCCGTCAAGCGGCACTTCCGCGAGCTGGGCCACGACACCCAGACCGAGGACTTCACCGTCGTCGGCGTCGGTGACATGTCCGGTGACGTGTTCGGCAACGGCATGCTGCTCTCCGAGCACATCCGCCTGGTCGCCGCCTTCGACCACCGGCACATCTTCATCGACCCGCATCCGGACGCGGCTACCTCCTACGCCGAGCGCCGGCGCCTGTTCGAGCTGCCGCGCTCCTCGTGGGCCGACTACGACACCTCGCTGATCTCGGCGGGCGGCGGCATCCACCCGCGTTCCGCGAAGGCCGTCCCGATCACCGCGCAGGTCCGTGAGGCCCTCGGCATCGAGGCGGGCATCACCAAGATGACCCCCGCCGACCTGATGAAGGCGATCCTGCAGTCCCCCGTGGACCTGCTGTGGAACGGAGGCATCGGCACGTACGTCAAGGCCACTGCCGAGACGCACGCGGACGTCGGCGACAAGGCCAACGACGCCATCCGCGTCAACGGCTCCGACGTGCGGGCCAAGGTCATCGGCGAGGGCGGCAACCTGGGTCTGACCCAGCTCGGCCGGATCGAGTTCGCCCGCACCGGTGCGGGCGGCGAGGGCGGCAAGGTCAACACCGACGCCATCGACAACAGCGCGGGCGTGGACACCTCCGACCACGAGGTGAACATCAAGATCCTGCTCAACGCGGTCGTCACCGACGGCGACATGACGGTCAAGCAGCGCAACAAGCTGCTCGCCCAGATGACCGACGAGGTCGGCCGTCTGGTGCTGCGCAACAACTACGCGCAGAACGTCGCGCTCGCCAACGGCGCGGCCCAGGCCCCGAGCCTGCTCCACGCCCAGCAGCGCTACATGCGGCGGCTGGAGCGCGACGGGCTCCTCGACCGGGCGCTGGAGTTCCTGCCCACCGACCGGCAGATCCGCGAGCTGCTGGGCGGCGGCAAGGGCCTGACCCAGCCCGAGCTGGCCGTGCTCTTCGCCTACACCAAGATCACGGTGGCGGACGAGCTCATCGCCACCGAGCTGCCGGACGACCCGTACCTGCGCCGTCTGCTCTTCGCGTACTTCCCGGCCGCCCTGGCCGAGCGGCTCACCGAGCAGATCGACACGCACGCGCTGCGCCGGGAGATCATCACCACCATCCTGGTCAACGACACCGTCAACACCGGTGGTTCGACCTTCCTGCACCGTCTGCGCGAGGAGAGCGGGGCCTCCACGGAGGAGATCGTCCGCGCGCAGCTCGCGGCCCGCGAGATCTTCGGCCTGGCCGACGTGTGGGACGCGGTGGAGGCGCTCGACAACAAGGTCGCCGCCGACGTCCAGACCCGGGTGCGGCTGCACTCGCGGCGCCTGGTCGAGCGCGGTACCCGCTGGCTGCTGAACAACCGGCCGCAGCCGCTCCAGATCACCGAGACCATCGCCTTCTTCGAGGAGCGCGTGGGCCAGGTCTGGGCCGAGCTGCCGAAGCTGGTGCGCGGCGCCGACCTGGAGTGGTACCAGTCGATCCTGGACGAGCTGACGGGTGAGGGCGTCCCGGAGGAACTGGCCGCCAAGGTGGCCGGCTTCTCCTCCGCCTTCCCGGCGCTGGACATCGTCGCGATCGCGGACCGCACGGGTGCGGACCCGCTGCAGGTCGCCGAGGTGTACTACGACCTCGCCGACCGCCTGGCCATCACCCAGCTGATGGACCGGATCATCGAGCTGCCGCGGTCCGACCGCTGGCAGTCGATGGCCCGCGCCTCCATCCGCGAGGACCTCTTCGCGGCGCACGCGGCGCTGACCGCGGACGTGCTGTCGGTGGGCAACGGCACGTCGACTCCCGAGGAGCGCTTCAAGGCGTGGGAGGAGAAGAACGCGGCCATCATCGGGCGGGCGCGGACGACTCTGGACGAGATCCAGGGGTCGGACGACTTCGACCTGGCGAACCTGTCGGTGGCGATGCGGACGATGCGGTCGCTGTTGCGCGTGCACAGCTGA
- the secA gene encoding preprotein translocase subunit SecA, with translation MSVFNKLMRAGEGKILRKLHRIADQVNSIEEDFVNLSDAELRALTDEYKQRFQDGESLDDLLPEAFATVREAAKRVLGQRHYDVQIMGGAALHLGYVAEMKTGEGKTLVGTLPAYLNALSGKGVHLITVNDYLAERDSELMGRVHKFLGLEVGCILANMSPAQRREQYNCDITYGTNNEFGFDYLRDNMAWSQDELVQRGHNFAVVDEVDSILVDEARTPLIISGPADQATKWYGDFAKLVTRLTKGEAGQPLKGIEETGDYEVDEKKRTVAIHESGVAKVEDWLGIENLYESVNTPLVGYLNNAIKAKELFKNDKDYVVIDGEVMIVDEHTGRILAGRRYNEGMHQAIEAKEGVDIKDENQTLATITLQNFFRLYSKLSGMTGTAMTEAAEFHQIYKLGVVPIPTNRDMVRKDQPDLIYRTEVAKFAAVVDDIAEKHEKGQPILVGTTSVEKSEYLSQQLSKRGIPHEVLNAKQHDREATIVAQAGRRGAVTVATNMAGRGTDIKLGGNPDDLAEAELRQQGLDPEEHIEEWAHALPSALTRAEAAVKAEFEEVKELGGLYVLGTERHESRRIDNQLRGRSGRQGDPGESRFYLSLGDDLMRLFKAQMVERVMAMANVPDDVPIENKMVTRAIASAQSQVETQNFETRKNVLKYDEVLNNQREVIYGERRRVLEGEDLQEQVRHMMDDTIDAYIAAETVEGFAEEWDLERLWGAFRQLYPVKVTIEELEEAAGDRAGITAEFIAESVKDDIHEQYETREKTLGSEIMRELERRVVLSVLDRKWREHLYEMDYLQEGIGLRAMAQKDPLVEYQREGFDMFNAMQEGIKEESVGYLFNLEVQVEQQVEEVPVQDAAPSLTKEPVGARPEIRAKGLDAPQRPDRLHFSAPTVDGEGGVIEGDFESDAAGGEGDGMTRAERRKAQKAAGGRRRKK, from the coding sequence GTGTCCGTCTTCAACAAGCTCATGCGTGCAGGCGAAGGCAAGATCCTGCGCAAACTGCACCGCATCGCGGACCAGGTCAACTCCATCGAAGAGGACTTCGTCAACCTCTCCGACGCCGAGTTGCGTGCGCTCACGGACGAGTACAAGCAGCGTTTCCAGGACGGCGAGAGCCTGGACGACCTGCTGCCCGAGGCCTTCGCGACCGTACGCGAGGCCGCGAAGCGCGTCCTCGGCCAGCGGCACTACGACGTCCAGATCATGGGTGGCGCGGCGCTGCACCTCGGCTACGTGGCCGAGATGAAGACCGGTGAGGGCAAGACCCTCGTCGGCACGCTGCCCGCGTACCTGAACGCGCTGTCCGGCAAGGGCGTCCACCTGATCACGGTGAACGACTACCTCGCCGAGCGTGACTCCGAGCTGATGGGCCGGGTGCACAAGTTCCTCGGCCTGGAGGTCGGCTGCATCCTGGCGAACATGTCGCCCGCGCAGCGCCGCGAGCAGTACAACTGCGACATCACCTACGGCACGAACAACGAGTTCGGCTTCGACTACCTGCGCGACAACATGGCGTGGTCCCAGGACGAGCTCGTCCAGCGCGGCCACAACTTCGCCGTGGTCGACGAGGTCGACTCGATCCTCGTCGACGAGGCCCGTACCCCGCTGATCATCTCCGGCCCCGCCGACCAGGCCACGAAGTGGTACGGCGACTTCGCGAAGCTGGTGACCCGCCTGACCAAGGGCGAGGCCGGCCAGCCGCTGAAGGGCATCGAGGAGACCGGCGACTACGAGGTCGACGAGAAGAAGCGCACCGTCGCCATCCACGAGTCCGGTGTCGCCAAGGTCGAGGACTGGCTCGGCATCGAGAACCTCTACGAGTCGGTGAACACCCCGCTCGTCGGTTACCTCAACAACGCGATCAAGGCCAAGGAGCTCTTCAAGAACGACAAGGACTACGTCGTCATCGACGGCGAAGTCATGATCGTCGACGAGCACACCGGCCGCATCCTCGCCGGCCGCCGCTACAACGAGGGCATGCACCAGGCGATCGAGGCGAAGGAAGGGGTGGACATCAAGGACGAGAACCAGACCCTCGCCACGATCACCCTGCAGAACTTCTTCCGCCTCTACTCGAAGCTGTCGGGCATGACCGGTACGGCCATGACCGAGGCCGCCGAGTTCCACCAGATCTACAAGCTCGGTGTCGTCCCGATCCCGACCAACCGCGACATGGTCCGCAAGGACCAGCCGGACCTGATCTACCGGACCGAGGTCGCGAAGTTCGCCGCCGTCGTCGACGACATCGCGGAGAAGCACGAGAAGGGCCAGCCGATCCTCGTCGGTACGACGTCGGTCGAGAAGTCCGAGTACCTCTCCCAGCAGCTCTCCAAGCGCGGCATCCCGCACGAGGTGCTCAACGCCAAGCAGCACGACCGTGAGGCGACGATCGTCGCCCAGGCCGGCCGCCGGGGCGCGGTCACGGTCGCCACGAACATGGCCGGCCGCGGTACCGACATCAAGCTCGGCGGCAACCCGGACGACCTCGCCGAGGCCGAGCTGCGCCAGCAGGGCCTGGACCCGGAGGAGCACATCGAGGAGTGGGCGCACGCCCTCCCCTCGGCGCTCACCCGGGCCGAGGCCGCGGTGAAGGCGGAGTTCGAGGAGGTCAAGGAGCTCGGCGGGCTGTACGTGCTGGGCACCGAGCGTCACGAGTCGCGCCGTATCGACAACCAGCTGCGCGGCCGCTCCGGCCGACAGGGCGACCCGGGCGAGTCCCGCTTCTACCTGTCGCTGGGCGACGACCTGATGCGCCTGTTCAAGGCGCAGATGGTCGAGCGCGTCATGGCGATGGCGAACGTCCCCGACGACGTGCCGATCGAGAACAAGATGGTGACGCGCGCGATCGCTTCGGCCCAGTCGCAGGTGGAGACCCAGAACTTCGAGACGCGCAAGAACGTCCTGAAGTACGACGAGGTCCTCAACAACCAGCGTGAGGTCATCTACGGCGAGCGCCGCCGCGTCCTGGAGGGCGAGGACCTGCAGGAGCAGGTGCGCCACATGATGGACGACACCATCGACGCGTACATCGCGGCCGAGACGGTCGAGGGCTTCGCCGAGGAGTGGGACCTGGAGCGCCTGTGGGGCGCCTTCCGGCAGCTCTACCCGGTGAAGGTCACCATCGAGGAGCTGGAGGAGGCCGCGGGCGACCGTGCGGGCATCACCGCCGAGTTCATCGCGGAGTCCGTCAAGGACGACATCCACGAGCAGTACGAGACGCGCGAGAAGACGCTCGGCTCCGAGATCATGCGCGAGCTGGAGCGGCGCGTGGTCCTGTCGGTGCTCGACCGCAAGTGGCGTGAGCACCTGTACGAGATGGACTACCTGCAGGAGGGCATCGGCCTGCGGGCCATGGCCCAGAAGGACCCGCTGGTCGAGTACCAGCGCGAGGGCTTCGACATGTTCAACGCCATGCAGGAAGGCATCAAGGAGGAGTCCGTCGGCTACCTGTTCAACCTGGAGGTCCAGGTCGAGCAGCAGGTCGAGGAGGTTCCGGTGCAGGACGCGGCGCCGTCCCTGACGAAGGAGCCGGTGGGGGCGCGTCCGGAGATCCGGGCGAAGGGGCTGGACGCTCCGCAGCGGCCGGACCGGCTGCACTTCTCCGCTCCGACGGTGGACGGGGAGGGCGGTGTCATCGAGGGCGACTTCGAATCCGACGCTGCCGGTGGTGAGGGTGACGGGATGACGCGGGCGGAGCGGCGCAAGGCGCAGAAGGCCGCGGGCGGGCGTCGCCGGAAGAAGTAA
- a CDS encoding DUF6912 family protein: protein MRVYVPLTLPGLAEVHQAGELGPAPLLAYAVTPELREWYVSDDIEELEYAALNRAALASLRLVAADADAPRRRVVVALDVDDKAATAAPGADEAALGRVTLAAAVRLAVAAAVHVDADDADGDVAAAAGALEAADGGDRDAQRTVDAAEDHDLLWFGVQEIPGLLK from the coding sequence ATGCGCGTGTACGTCCCCCTGACCCTCCCCGGGCTCGCCGAGGTGCACCAGGCGGGTGAGCTGGGCCCCGCCCCGCTGCTGGCGTACGCCGTCACCCCCGAACTCCGCGAGTGGTACGTGTCGGACGACATCGAGGAGCTGGAGTACGCGGCCCTGAACCGGGCCGCGCTCGCCTCCCTGCGGCTGGTCGCCGCGGACGCGGACGCCCCGCGCCGGCGCGTCGTGGTCGCCCTCGACGTCGACGACAAGGCCGCCACCGCCGCCCCCGGGGCCGACGAGGCCGCTCTCGGCCGCGTGACCCTGGCCGCCGCCGTACGGCTCGCCGTGGCCGCCGCCGTGCACGTGGACGCCGACGACGCCGACGGGGACGTGGCAGCCGCCGCAGGGGCCCTGGAGGCCGCCGACGGCGGGGACAGGGACGCGCAGCGCACCGTCGACGCCGCCGAGGACCACGACCTGCTGTGGTTCGGCGTGCAGGAGATTCCGGGGCTGCTGAAGTGA